The following are encoded together in the Astyanax mexicanus isolate ESR-SI-001 chromosome 8, AstMex3_surface, whole genome shotgun sequence genome:
- the LOC125780464 gene encoding gastrula zinc finger protein XlCGF7.1-like has protein sequence MESISSRNQDEFSSTHHSTESIRNKQNITDNLRSFRCSECGKSFSRKSVVRRHQRIHTGEKPYYCSVCEKSFNQQSHLQQHQRIHTGEKPYQCSECGKRFTLQSHLKAHQRIHTGEKPYHCSECGRSFSLQSHLQVHQRIHTGEKPYHCVDCGKSFTQQSSLDSHQRIHTGEKSHYCSECGKSFIRPSDLQTHQRIHTGEKPYFCSDCGKSFTQQSILEAHQRIHTGEKPFHCADCGKCFAQKGRLLTHQRIHTGEKPYRCSECGKNFAVQSNLQRHQRIHTGDKLYQCSDCGKSFTVQNNLQRHQTHVHTEEKTL, from the coding sequence atggAGTCTATAAGCTCCAGAAATCAGGATGAATTCTCTTCTACTCATCACTCGACAGAATCTATCAGAAATAAACAGAATATCACAGATAATCTGAGATCTTTCAGGTGTTcggagtgtggaaagagtttttcTCGAAAGAGTGTTGTGCGAAGACACCAgagaattcataccggagagaaaccgtattactgctcagtgTGTGAGAAGAGCTtcaatcaacagagtcatctccaacaacaccagagaattcataccggagagaaaccgtatcagtgttcagagtgtgggaagcGCTTTACTCTACAGAGTCATCTTAAAGCACATCAgcgaattcataccggagagaaaccgtatcactgctcagagtgtgggaggagttttagtcTACAAAGTCACCTCCAAGTACACCAgagaattcacactggagagaaaccgtatcactgtgtGGATTGTGGAAAGAGCTTTACTCAGCAGAGTAGCCTCGATTCGCATCAgcgaattcataccggagagaaatcacattactgctcagagtgcgggaagagttttattagACCGAGCGATCTCCAAACACATCAgcgaattcataccggagagaaaccatatttctgctcagactgtgggaagagttttactcaacagagtattCTCGAAGCACACCAgcgaattcataccggagagaaaccgtttcactgcgcAGACTGCGGAAAATGTTTTGCTCAAAAGGGTCGTCTCTTAACACACCAgcgaattcataccggagagaaaccgtatcggtgctcagagtgcgggaagaaCTTCGCTGTACAGAGTAATCTACAAAGACATCAGAGAATTCATACTGGAGATAAactgtatcagtgctcagactgtggaaagagttttactgtaCAGAATAATCTCCAGAGACACCAGACTCACGTTCACACAGAGGAAAAAACACTTTAG
- the LOC103040572 gene encoding NLR family CARD domain-containing protein 3 isoform X14, with protein sequence MKRRKSLSQENHPGKKIRTERPDSPEPSLVSMKSDASMGRPPNLSQGAGRDPSLASMKSDAFMGHSAISSDVPVNSDPQQYFTQAEDLQQDSKQPVDTILHRVLESHKTSIKKKYEILFEGIKTEENRTLLNRIYTQLYIIEGESEGVNEEHEVLQMEKTPRRPMQDTSINLPDIFKPLQYLKGRTQGEDIEAYLQSKKNLRTVLTKGIAGIGKTVSVQKFVLDWAEGTANQDVDFMFVLSFRELNLIKDGQYSLHELLCVFYPELRDIDPKIYKEHKAVFILDGLDEGRIPLEFGDCEKVSDITMTSSVGVLIINLIKGELLPSALIWITSRPAAANQIPLQYIDRETEIQGFNDPQKEEYFMKRIRKQDQAQKIFSHIKKARSLHIMCHIPVFCWISSSVLQRITDQDSDTEIPKTLTEMYSHFLITQTNMKNEKYEEKDERDPQKLLEANRTMLLKLGELAFKQLMKGNLMFYEEDLRESGIDITEASVYSVVFTEIFREECVLYQRKVYCFVHLSFQEFLAAVYVVHCYQNQNMEELQSFKPESKTWSQNVPLDELLMGAVYKAVESQNGHLDLFLRFLLGLSLESNQKLLHGLLEHTHSCSEKTNDQIKKIIKRNTYKSYRLTTDRSINLFLCLSEMKNQSLSREIEEFLNSEKHSGKKLSPGQCSALACILLTSEEVLEELDLKKYTTSKQGYSRLVPVVSASRKAILVGCSLTKESYKTLSSVLQSLNSPLKELDISYNDLQDSGVELLSVGLKSSHCKLEKMRLASCNLKTNDCELLGSALKSENSSLKELDLSNNNLQDSAVELLSAGLKSSHCKLQILRLPLCNLGEKCCEYLASALQSKNSMLKELELSNNDLQDSGIKALSDALMSSLCKLEILRLSGCMITDEGCSSLASALRSNLSHIRQLDLTYNHLGPESRVKLRDLHHKLENLQVEHQKIVRREPGLKKYAFNFTLDPNTAHTGLALSEKNRKVKRLRNPLPGEEPEDPDHPDRFEYCRQVLSVEGQTGRRYWEAEWNSGEALIAMSYRGIGRKKRLSDDCLFGYNNQSWSIFCSSGKFFVRHNNLQTVIPAPRLPSNRVGVYLDYEAGTLSFYSVSPDTKTQVYLQKLGSTESFPRTLTHLYTFHSMFTEPLYAGFRVYFGFMQLCDLNTPTLKS encoded by the exons ATGAAGCGCCGTAAGTCCCTTAGTCAGGAAAACCACCCTGGAAAAAA AATTCGGACTGAAAGACCAGATTCCCCAGAGCCAAGCTTAGTATCTATGAAGAGCGATGCATCCATGGGAAGACCTCCTAATCTCAGCCAAGGAGCTGGAAGAGATCCAAGCTTGGCGTCTATGAAGAGCGATGCATTCATGGGACACTCTGCTATTTCCAGTGATGTACCTGTAAACTCTGACCCACA ACAGTACTTCACTCAAGCAGAAGACCTGCAGCAGGATTCTAAACAACCAGTGGATACCATCCTACACAGAGTCTTAGAGAGTCACAAAACCAGCATAAAGAAGAAGTACGAGATCTTATTTGAGGGAATTAAAACAGAAGAGAACAGAACCCTCCTGAACAGGATTTATactcagctctacatcatagagggagagagtgagggggTGAATGAAGAACATGAGGTTCTACAGATGGAGAAAACACCCAGGAGACCAATGCAAGATACATCAATCAACCTCCCTGATATCTTCAAACCTTTACAATATCTTAAAGGAAGAACACAGGGAGAGGACATTGAAGCTTATCTTCAATCAAAGAAAAATCTCAGAACAGTGCTGACTAAAGgaattgctggaattggaaaaactgtctctgtgcagaagttcgttctggactgggctgaaggaacagccaatcaggatgtagatttcatgtttgtgcTTTCATTCCGGGAGCTGAACTTGATTAAAGATGGTCAGTACAGTCTTCATGAACTTCTGTGTGTCTTCTACCCTGAACTCAGAGATATAGATCCAAAGATCTACAAAGAGCACAAAGCTGTGTTCATCCTTGACGGACTGGATGAAGGCAGAATTCCTCTGGAGTTTGGTGATTGTGAGAAAGTATCTGACATAACCATGACATCATCTGTTGGTGTGTTGATTATTAACCTGATCAAAGGAGAGCTGCTTCCATCTGCTCTCATCTGGATCACCTCCCGACcagctgcagccaatcagatccctcttCAGTACATTGACCGTGAGACAGAAATTCAGGGGTTTAATGAcccacagaaggaggagtactttATGAAGAGAATCAGAAAACAAGACCAAGCCCAGAAAATCTTCTCCCACATTAAGAAAGCGAGGAGTctccacatcatgtgccacattcccgtcttctgctggatctcatcCTCTGTACTTCAGAGAATCACGGACCAAGACAGTGATACAGAAATCCCGAAAACTCTGACTGAAATGTACTCCCACTTCCTGATCACCCAGACCAACATGAAGAATGAGAAGTATGAAGAGAAAGATGAGAGAGATCCACAGAAACTGCTGGAAGCCAACAGAACCATGCTTCTGAAACTGGGGGAATTGGCTTTCAAACAGCTGATGAAGGGCAATTTGATGTTCtatgaagaggacctgagagagagcGGCATTGACATCACTGAGGCTTCAGTGTATTCTGTGGTTTTTACTGAGATCTTTAGGGAGGAATGTGTGTTGTACCAGAGGAAggtctactgctttgttcacctgagctttcaggagttcctgGCTGCTGTTTATGTGGTTCACTGCTACCAGAACCAGAACATGGAGGAACTGCAGAGTTTTAAACCAGAGTCTAAAACTTGGTCTCAGAATGTTCCACTGGATGAGCTGCTGATGGGAGCAGTGTATAAAGCTGTAGAGAGTCAGAATGGACATCTGGATCTATTCCTCCGTTTCTTACTGGGCCTCTCACTAGAGTCCAATCAAAAACTTCTACATGGCctactggaacacacacacagctgttcaGAGAAAACAAATGATCAAATCAAGAAAATTATCAAAAGAAACACCTATAAATCATACCGCTTAACAACTGACAGATCCATCAATCTTTTCCTCTGTCTGTCTGAAATGAAGAACCAGTCTCTCTCCAGAGAGATCGAAGAGTTTCTAAATTCAGAAAAACATTCAGGAAAGAAGCTCTCTCCTGGACAGTGTTCAGCACTAGCCTGTATACTACTGACCTCAGAGGAGGTTCTGGAGGAGCTGGACCTGAAGAAGTACACCACTTCAAAGCAGGGTTATAGTAGATTGGTACCAGTAGTGAGCGCCAGCAGAAAAGCCAT ATTAGTTGGTTGCTCTCTCACCAAGGAGTCTTATAAAACTCTTTCCTCAGTTTTACAATCACTAAACTcccccctgaaagagctggatataagttacaatgacctgcaggattcaggagtggagctgctttctgttggactaaagagttcacactgtaaactagaAAAAATGAG ATTGGCTTCCTGTAATCTCAAGACAAATGATTGTGAACTTTTGGGATCAGCTCTAAAAtcagaaaactcctccctgaaagagctggatctcagtaacaataacctgcaggattcagCAGTGGAGCttctctctgctggactgaagagttcacactgtaaactgcagattctcag GCTACCTCTTTgtaatcttggtgaaaaatgttgTGAATATCTGGCATCAGCTCTGCAATCAAAAAACTCCATGCTGAAAGAGTTGGAGCTGAGCAACAATGACCTTCAGGATTCAGGAATAAAGGCACTTTCTGATGCATTGATGAGTTCACTATgcaaactggagatactcag ATTGTCTGGCTGCATGATTACAGATGAAGgatgttcttctctggcttctgCTCTGAGATCAAACTTGTCTCACATCAGACAACTGGATCTAACCTATAACCACCTGGGTCCAGAGTCCAGAGTAAAACTGAGAGATCTACATCATAAACTGGAGAATCTACA GGTGGAGCATCAGAAAATTGTGAGACGGGAACCAggactaaagaaat ATGCCTTTAACTTCACTCTGGACCCAAATACAGCTCACACAGGTCTCGCTCTGTCAGAGAAGAACAGAAAAGTGAAGCGTTTGAGGAATCCACTGCCCGGTGAGGAACCTGAGGATCCAGATCATCCGGACAGGTTTGAGTACTGTCGGCAGGTTCTGAGTGTGGAGGGTCAGACCGGTCGccgttactgggaggctgagtggaatAGTGGGGAGGCTCTTATAGCCATGTCCTACAGAGGGATTGGAAGGAAAAAAAGACTTAGTGATGACTGTTTGTTTGGATACAATAATCAGTCCTGGAGTATTTTCTGCTCTAGTGGCAAGTTCTTTGTCAGACACAACAACCTGCAGACTGTTATACCTGCCCCCCGTCTGCCCTCTAACAGAGTAGGAGTGTATCTGGATTATGAAGctggaactctgtccttctacagtgTCTCACCTGATACAAAAACCCAGGTCTACCTACAGAAACTTGGCTCCACTGAATCTTTCCCACGAACACTCACCCACTTATACACATTCCATTCCATGTTCACTGAACCCCTGTATGCAGGGTTTAGGGTGTATTTTGGTTTTATGCAGCTGTGTGATCTGAATACGCCTACTTTAAAGTCCTGA
- the LOC103023573 gene encoding gastrula zinc finger protein XlCGF7.1-like, whose product MDSINSRTQEISSYTTANIRSFKCSDCGRSFTTPNNLRTHQRVHTGEKPFHCTECGKCFAALSNFRVHQRIHTGEKPYLCVDCGKSFTLQGALISHQRVHTGDKPYQCSECGKRFTQQSGFEAHQRIHTGEKPYSCSDCGKSFSRQSVLQNHQFIHTGEKPHQCSDCGKSFNRQSDLRVHQRVHTGDKPYPCTDCGKRFSLQGRLLAHQRIHTGDKPYQCSECGRRFTVHSNLERHRRVHTGDKPFCCSECGKRFTQQGGFEAHQRIHTGEKPYSCSDCGKSFTVQSNLERHQRIHRRREKELSCEEFYCTG is encoded by the coding sequence ATGGACTCTATAAATTCCAGAACTCAGGAAATATCCTCTTATACTACAGCCAACATTAGATCTTTTaaatgttcagactgtgggaggagttttactacaccaaataaTCTCCGAacccaccagcgcgttcacaccggagagaaacccttTCACTGTACAGAATGTGGAAAATGTTTTGCTGCACTGAGTAATTTCAGAGTTCACCAgcgaattcataccggagagaaaccatatctTTGTgtagattgtgggaagagttttactctacaGGGAGCTCTAATAtcacaccagcgcgttcacaccggagataaaccgtatcagtgctcagagtgtgggaaacGGTTTACCCAACAGAGTGGTTTTGAAGCGCATCAGagaattcacaccggagagaaaccgtattcctgttcagactgcgggaagagcttCAGTCGACAGAGTGTTCTCCAAAACCACCAGTttattcacaccggagagaaaccgcatcagtgttcagactgcggaaagagttttaatcgacagagtgaTCTCAGAgttcaccagcgcgttcacaccggAGATAAACCGTATCcctgcacagactgtgggaaacGCTTTAGTCTACAGGGTCGTCTCCTCgcacaccagcgaattcacaccggagataaaccgtatcagtgctcagagtgcgggagGAGATTTACTGTACATAGTAACCTTGAAAGACAccggcgcgttcacactggagacaaACCGTTTtgttgctcagagtgtgggaaacGTTTTACCCAACAGGGTGGTTTTGAAGCGCATCAAagaattcacaccggagagaaaccgtattcctgttcagactgcgggaagagttttactgtacAGAGTAACCTGGAGAGACACCAGAGAATTCACAGACGGAGAGAAAAGGAATTATCGTGTgaagagttttactgcacaggATAA
- the LOC103040572 gene encoding NLR family CARD domain-containing protein 3 isoform X13, whose translation MKRRKSLSQENHPGKKIRTERPDSPEPSLVSMKSDASMGRPPNLSQGAGRDPSLASMKSDAFMGHSAISSDVPVNSDPQQYFTQAEDLQQDSKQPVDTILHRVLESHKTSIKKKYEILFEGIKTEENRTLLNRIYTQLYIIEGESEGVNEEHEVLQMEKTPRRPMQDTSINLPDIFKPLQYLKGRTQGEDIEAYLQSKKNLRTVLTKGIAGIGKTVSVQKFVLDWAEGTANQDVDFMFVLSFRELNLIKDGQYSLHELLCVFYPELRDIDPKIYKEHKAVFILDGLDEGRIPLEFGDCEKVSDITMTSSVGVLIINLIKGELLPSALIWITSRPAAANQIPLQYIDRETEIQGFNDPQKEEYFMKRIRKQDQAQKIFSHIKKARSLHIMCHIPVFCWISSSVLQRITDQDSDTEIPKTLTEMYSHFLITQTNMKNEKYEEKDERDPQKLLEANRTMLLKLGELAFKQLMKGNLMFYEEDLRESGIDITEASVYSVVFTEIFREECVLYQRKVYCFVHLSFQEFLAAVYVVHCYQNQNMEELQSFKPESKTWSQNVPLDELLMGAVYKAVESQNGHLDLFLRFLLGLSLESNQKLLHGLLEHTHSCSEKTNDQIKKIIKRNTYKSYRLTTDRSINLFLCLSEMKNQSLSREIEEFLNSEKHSGKKLSPGQCSALACILLTSEEVLEELDLKKYTTSKQGYSRLVPVVSASRKAILVGCSLTKESYKTLSSVLQSLNSPLKELDISYNDLQDSGVELLSVGLKSSHCKLEKMRLASCNLKTNDCELLGSALKSENSSLKELDLSNNNLQDSAVELLSAGLKSSHCKLQILRLVACSLTKDSCKTLCSALQSTDSSLKELDLSNNDLQDLGGELLSAGLKSSHCKLQILRLPLCNLGEKCCEYLASALQSKNSMLKELELSNNDLQDSGIKALSDALMSSLCKLEILRLSGCMITDEGCSSLASALRSNLSHIRQLDLTYNHLGPESRVKLRDLHHKLENLQVEHQKIVRREPGLKKYAFNFTLDPNTAHTGLALSEKNRKVKRLRNPLPGEEPEDPDHPDRFEYCRQVLSVEGQTGRRYWEAEWNSGEALIAMSYRGIGRKKRLSDDCLFGYNNQSWSIFCSSGKFFVRHNNLQTVIPAPRLPSNRVGVYLDYEAGTLSFYSVSPDTKTQVYLQKLGSTESFPRTLTHLYTFHSMFTEPLYAGFRVYFGFMQLCDLNTPTLKS comes from the exons ATGAAGCGCCGTAAGTCCCTTAGTCAGGAAAACCACCCTGGAAAAAA AATTCGGACTGAAAGACCAGATTCCCCAGAGCCAAGCTTAGTATCTATGAAGAGCGATGCATCCATGGGAAGACCTCCTAATCTCAGCCAAGGAGCTGGAAGAGATCCAAGCTTGGCGTCTATGAAGAGCGATGCATTCATGGGACACTCTGCTATTTCCAGTGATGTACCTGTAAACTCTGACCCACA ACAGTACTTCACTCAAGCAGAAGACCTGCAGCAGGATTCTAAACAACCAGTGGATACCATCCTACACAGAGTCTTAGAGAGTCACAAAACCAGCATAAAGAAGAAGTACGAGATCTTATTTGAGGGAATTAAAACAGAAGAGAACAGAACCCTCCTGAACAGGATTTATactcagctctacatcatagagggagagagtgagggggTGAATGAAGAACATGAGGTTCTACAGATGGAGAAAACACCCAGGAGACCAATGCAAGATACATCAATCAACCTCCCTGATATCTTCAAACCTTTACAATATCTTAAAGGAAGAACACAGGGAGAGGACATTGAAGCTTATCTTCAATCAAAGAAAAATCTCAGAACAGTGCTGACTAAAGgaattgctggaattggaaaaactgtctctgtgcagaagttcgttctggactgggctgaaggaacagccaatcaggatgtagatttcatgtttgtgcTTTCATTCCGGGAGCTGAACTTGATTAAAGATGGTCAGTACAGTCTTCATGAACTTCTGTGTGTCTTCTACCCTGAACTCAGAGATATAGATCCAAAGATCTACAAAGAGCACAAAGCTGTGTTCATCCTTGACGGACTGGATGAAGGCAGAATTCCTCTGGAGTTTGGTGATTGTGAGAAAGTATCTGACATAACCATGACATCATCTGTTGGTGTGTTGATTATTAACCTGATCAAAGGAGAGCTGCTTCCATCTGCTCTCATCTGGATCACCTCCCGACcagctgcagccaatcagatccctcttCAGTACATTGACCGTGAGACAGAAATTCAGGGGTTTAATGAcccacagaaggaggagtactttATGAAGAGAATCAGAAAACAAGACCAAGCCCAGAAAATCTTCTCCCACATTAAGAAAGCGAGGAGTctccacatcatgtgccacattcccgtcttctgctggatctcatcCTCTGTACTTCAGAGAATCACGGACCAAGACAGTGATACAGAAATCCCGAAAACTCTGACTGAAATGTACTCCCACTTCCTGATCACCCAGACCAACATGAAGAATGAGAAGTATGAAGAGAAAGATGAGAGAGATCCACAGAAACTGCTGGAAGCCAACAGAACCATGCTTCTGAAACTGGGGGAATTGGCTTTCAAACAGCTGATGAAGGGCAATTTGATGTTCtatgaagaggacctgagagagagcGGCATTGACATCACTGAGGCTTCAGTGTATTCTGTGGTTTTTACTGAGATCTTTAGGGAGGAATGTGTGTTGTACCAGAGGAAggtctactgctttgttcacctgagctttcaggagttcctgGCTGCTGTTTATGTGGTTCACTGCTACCAGAACCAGAACATGGAGGAACTGCAGAGTTTTAAACCAGAGTCTAAAACTTGGTCTCAGAATGTTCCACTGGATGAGCTGCTGATGGGAGCAGTGTATAAAGCTGTAGAGAGTCAGAATGGACATCTGGATCTATTCCTCCGTTTCTTACTGGGCCTCTCACTAGAGTCCAATCAAAAACTTCTACATGGCctactggaacacacacacagctgttcaGAGAAAACAAATGATCAAATCAAGAAAATTATCAAAAGAAACACCTATAAATCATACCGCTTAACAACTGACAGATCCATCAATCTTTTCCTCTGTCTGTCTGAAATGAAGAACCAGTCTCTCTCCAGAGAGATCGAAGAGTTTCTAAATTCAGAAAAACATTCAGGAAAGAAGCTCTCTCCTGGACAGTGTTCAGCACTAGCCTGTATACTACTGACCTCAGAGGAGGTTCTGGAGGAGCTGGACCTGAAGAAGTACACCACTTCAAAGCAGGGTTATAGTAGATTGGTACCAGTAGTGAGCGCCAGCAGAAAAGCCAT ATTAGTTGGTTGCTCTCTCACCAAGGAGTCTTATAAAACTCTTTCCTCAGTTTTACAATCACTAAACTcccccctgaaagagctggatataagttacaatgacctgcaggattcaggagtggagctgctttctgttggactaaagagttcacactgtaaactagaAAAAATGAG ATTGGCTTCCTGTAATCTCAAGACAAATGATTGTGAACTTTTGGGATCAGCTCTAAAAtcagaaaactcctccctgaaagagctggatctcagtaacaataacctgcaggattcagCAGTGGAGCttctctctgctggactgaagagttcacactgtaaactgcagattctcag ACTGGTTGCCTGTAGTCTCACCAAGGACTCCTGTAAAACTCTCTGCTCAGCCCTACAATCTACagactcctccctgaaagagctggatctcagtaacaatgacctgcaggatttaGGAggggagctgctctctgctggactgaagagttcacactgtaaactgcagatactCAG GCTACCTCTTTgtaatcttggtgaaaaatgttgTGAATATCTGGCATCAGCTCTGCAATCAAAAAACTCCATGCTGAAAGAGTTGGAGCTGAGCAACAATGACCTTCAGGATTCAGGAATAAAGGCACTTTCTGATGCATTGATGAGTTCACTATgcaaactggagatactcag ATTGTCTGGCTGCATGATTACAGATGAAGgatgttcttctctggcttctgCTCTGAGATCAAACTTGTCTCACATCAGACAACTGGATCTAACCTATAACCACCTGGGTCCAGAGTCCAGAGTAAAACTGAGAGATCTACATCATAAACTGGAGAATCTACA GGTGGAGCATCAGAAAATTGTGAGACGGGAACCAggactaaagaaat ATGCCTTTAACTTCACTCTGGACCCAAATACAGCTCACACAGGTCTCGCTCTGTCAGAGAAGAACAGAAAAGTGAAGCGTTTGAGGAATCCACTGCCCGGTGAGGAACCTGAGGATCCAGATCATCCGGACAGGTTTGAGTACTGTCGGCAGGTTCTGAGTGTGGAGGGTCAGACCGGTCGccgttactgggaggctgagtggaatAGTGGGGAGGCTCTTATAGCCATGTCCTACAGAGGGATTGGAAGGAAAAAAAGACTTAGTGATGACTGTTTGTTTGGATACAATAATCAGTCCTGGAGTATTTTCTGCTCTAGTGGCAAGTTCTTTGTCAGACACAACAACCTGCAGACTGTTATACCTGCCCCCCGTCTGCCCTCTAACAGAGTAGGAGTGTATCTGGATTATGAAGctggaactctgtccttctacagtgTCTCACCTGATACAAAAACCCAGGTCTACCTACAGAAACTTGGCTCCACTGAATCTTTCCCACGAACACTCACCCACTTATACACATTCCATTCCATGTTCACTGAACCCCTGTATGCAGGGTTTAGGGTGTATTTTGGTTTTATGCAGCTGTGTGATCTGAATACGCCTACTTTAAAGTCCTGA